Proteins encoded by one window of Polaribacter haliotis:
- a CDS encoding DUF1835 domain-containing protein, with protein sequence MNSSILHITNGDSTTNYLKKLQFSGDFITWREMLCEGKTTTNVGSDVFWKTRYDFFKSSYKISKQKFIDYTVKEYRKLCNKKENKQIVLWFEYDLFCQINMIAVISWLKRYRKGYEVSLVCSGKVKESAKMLAIPELSEEQIQQHFKDRIELSQDDIEYADYIWQLYCSDSPLRLEKIHQFNPMSPFKYLTTALEAHLRRFPSIENGLNNVENFVLKTANNNNLSSKNQLVGKLLTEQEVFGFGDLQYENNIDKLQKLFTSFDPVKLTRKGKDILENQANFYREIRSENSYLGGSKKYSFLYSNATEKLLQITS encoded by the coding sequence ATGAACTCTTCTATTTTACATATTACAAATGGAGATAGTACTACCAACTATCTAAAAAAACTACAATTTTCTGGAGATTTTATTACATGGAGAGAAATGCTCTGTGAAGGAAAAACAACAACCAATGTTGGGAGCGATGTTTTTTGGAAAACCAGATACGATTTCTTTAAATCTTCCTATAAAATTAGTAAACAAAAATTTATAGATTACACAGTTAAAGAATATCGAAAACTCTGTAATAAAAAAGAAAATAAGCAAATCGTTTTATGGTTTGAGTACGATTTATTTTGTCAAATTAATATGATTGCTGTAATTAGTTGGCTAAAACGTTACAGAAAAGGGTATGAAGTTTCTTTAGTTTGTAGTGGAAAAGTAAAAGAATCTGCTAAAATGTTAGCAATTCCTGAACTTTCAGAAGAACAAATTCAACAACATTTTAAAGACAGAATAGAACTTTCGCAAGATGATATTGAATATGCAGATTATATTTGGCAATTGTATTGTTCAGACAGTCCTTTAAGACTAGAAAAAATACATCAATTCAATCCAATGTCGCCATTTAAATATTTAACAACTGCTTTGGAAGCACATTTAAGAAGGTTTCCTTCTATTGAAAATGGATTAAATAATGTAGAAAATTTTGTTTTAAAAACAGCAAACAACAACAATTTATCTTCTAAAAACCAATTAGTTGGCAAATTGCTTACAGAACAAGAAGTTTTTGGTTTTGGAGATTTACAATATGAAAACAATATCGATAAACTTCAAAAATTATTCACTTCTTTCGATCCTGTAAAACTCACAAGAAAAGGGAAAGATATTTTAGAGAATCAGGCAAATTTTTACAGAGAAATACGTTCAGAAAATTCGTATCTTGGAGGTTCTAAAAAATACAGTTTTTTATATAGCAATGCTACTGAAAAACTGTTGCAAATTACCTCTTAA
- a CDS encoding DUF6452 family protein codes for MKKTFLFLLLILAFISACEKDDFCLQNPVTPRLVITFFDDTNRETPKKVQRFSLIAEGVVDSLFTNISTLDSVAIPLNPNALETKYTLKKNTVNGATVDNEIATFTITYDTEQEYVSRSCGYKVIFKNVAFSADANTWITEFTPTTLTTIDNQNSAHVQIFH; via the coding sequence ATGAAAAAAACATTTCTTTTTCTTTTATTAATACTTGCATTTATTTCCGCTTGCGAAAAAGACGATTTCTGTTTGCAAAATCCAGTTACTCCACGTTTAGTCATTACTTTTTTTGATGATACAAATAGAGAAACCCCAAAAAAAGTACAACGTTTTTCTTTAATTGCAGAAGGTGTGGTTGATAGTTTGTTTACAAATATTTCTACTCTTGATAGTGTTGCAATACCTTTGAATCCAAATGCTTTAGAAACAAAATATACGCTTAAAAAAAATACAGTAAATGGTGCTACAGTCGATAACGAAATAGCAACATTTACAATTACCTACGATACTGAACAAGAATATGTTTCTCGTTCTTGTGGTTATAAAGTTATTTTTAAAAATGTCGCATTTTCTGCAGATGCAAATACTTGGATTACCGAATTTACGCCTACAACATTAACAACAATAGACAATCAAAATTCCGCTCATGTACAAATATTTCATTAG
- a CDS encoding DUF6048 family protein, with protein MYKYFISIFFLFVFVDGFSQEQKKDSLASKTKDSIVYKTGYGFRVGIDISKPIKAQFDGSYSGFEIVGDYRIKKNLYLAAEIGYEEETNNEDYTNSTAKGNYIRLGVNYNAYQNWLDMNNEIFVGYRYGFSLFEQTLNNYTPNTSSKDFGNYFPTVPITVPQTTTGLNAHWSELMVGIKAETFKNFFVSFSVSYKVMMSVKDPENFKSLYAPGFNRIFESNTGFGFNYTLSYLIPFTKK; from the coding sequence ATGTACAAATATTTCATTAGCATTTTTTTCCTTTTTGTTTTTGTTGATGGTTTTTCACAAGAACAGAAAAAAGATTCTTTAGCAAGTAAAACAAAAGATAGTATCGTTTACAAAACAGGCTATGGCTTTCGTGTTGGAATTGATATTAGTAAACCTATAAAAGCACAATTCGATGGTTCTTACAGCGGATTCGAAATTGTTGGAGATTATAGAATTAAGAAAAACTTATATTTAGCCGCAGAAATTGGCTATGAAGAAGAAACCAATAACGAAGATTATACAAATTCAACAGCCAAAGGAAATTACATTCGTTTAGGAGTTAATTACAATGCATATCAAAATTGGTTGGACATGAACAACGAGATTTTTGTAGGTTATAGATATGGATTCAGTTTGTTTGAACAAACATTAAATAATTACACACCAAATACTTCAAGCAAAGATTTTGGAAATTATTTTCCTACAGTTCCAATTACAGTTCCGCAAACTACAACAGGTTTAAATGCACATTGGTCGGAATTAATGGTTGGTATTAAAGCAGAAACTTTCAAAAACTTTTTTGTTAGTTTTAGTGTCTCCTATAAAGTAATGATGAGTGTAAAAGATCCAGAAAATTTTAAATCTTTATATGCACCAGGTTTTAATAGAATTTTTGAAAGTAATACTGGTTTTGGCTTTAACTACACACTTTCTTACTTAATTCCTTTTACAAAAAAGTAA
- a CDS encoding isopenicillin N synthase family dioxygenase, which yields MNKIPSVNLADFLSEDKNRKQKFIDEIGHAYENIGFVALKGHFLDDKLVSDLYTEIKNFFDLPVETKEKYEIPGIGGQRGYVSFGKESAKGKKEGDLKEFWHFGQYVEDNSKYKDEYPENVIVEELPKFNEVGKQTYQMLEKTAKFVLRSLALHLGLEETYFDNYIKNGNSILRPIHYPPIKTEPKGAERAAAHGDINLITLLMGAQGKGLQVQNHKGDWIDAMAAPDELMINVGDMLSRHSNNKLKSTIHRVVNPPKEMWGTSRYSIPFFMHPISDMKLDVLENCIDENNPKQFEDITAGEFLDERLRELGLKK from the coding sequence ATGAATAAAATTCCAAGCGTAAACTTAGCAGATTTTTTATCAGAAGATAAAAATAGAAAACAAAAATTTATAGATGAAATTGGTCACGCATACGAAAACATTGGTTTTGTTGCTTTGAAAGGTCATTTTTTAGATGATAAATTAGTTTCAGATTTATATACAGAAATCAAAAATTTCTTTGATTTACCAGTTGAAACTAAAGAAAAGTACGAAATTCCAGGAATTGGAGGACAACGTGGATATGTTTCTTTCGGAAAAGAATCTGCAAAAGGTAAAAAAGAAGGCGATTTAAAAGAGTTCTGGCATTTTGGGCAATATGTAGAGGATAATTCAAAATATAAAGATGAATATCCAGAAAATGTAATTGTAGAAGAATTGCCAAAATTCAACGAAGTTGGAAAGCAGACCTACCAAATGTTAGAAAAAACAGCGAAATTTGTGTTGCGTTCTTTGGCTTTACATTTAGGTTTGGAAGAAACTTATTTCGACAATTACATTAAGAACGGAAATAGTATATTAAGACCAATCCATTATCCACCAATAAAAACTGAACCAAAAGGTGCAGAAAGAGCTGCAGCTCATGGAGACATTAATTTAATTACTTTATTAATGGGAGCTCAAGGAAAAGGATTGCAGGTTCAAAATCATAAAGGAGATTGGATAGATGCCATGGCTGCACCTGACGAATTAATGATTAATGTTGGAGACATGTTGTCTAGACACAGTAATAACAAGCTAAAATCTACAATTCACAGAGTTGTAAATCCTCCAAAAGAAATGTGGGGAACCTCTCGTTATTCCATTCCATTTTTCATGCACCCAATATCTGATATGAAACTAGATGTTTTAGAAAATTGTATCGACGAAAACAATCCAAAACAGTTCGAAGATATTACTGCTGGAGAGTTTTTAGATGAAAGATTAAGAGAATTAGGGCTTAAAAAATAA
- a CDS encoding translation initiation factor: MDLKDQLKNLFPEHQETEEPKKEKSNIWLQDEPILCKYEKRKGKPITILEGYNGATSDFKLLAKEIKTKLSVGGSFKDDKIIIQGDFRDKIMSMLKDKGFKVKRVGG; the protein is encoded by the coding sequence ATGGATTTAAAAGATCAACTAAAAAATTTGTTTCCAGAACACCAAGAAACTGAGGAACCAAAAAAAGAAAAATCGAATATTTGGTTGCAAGACGAACCCATTCTTTGCAAATATGAGAAACGAAAAGGAAAGCCAATTACTATTTTAGAAGGTTATAATGGTGCAACTTCCGACTTTAAACTTTTAGCCAAAGAAATTAAAACAAAATTGTCTGTTGGTGGAAGTTTTAAAGATGATAAAATCATAATTCAAGGTGATTTTAGAGACAAAATTATGTCTATGTTAAAAGATAAAGGTTTTAAAGTAAAACGTGTTGGTGGATAG
- a CDS encoding substrate-binding domain-containing protein, producing MTDLKIGGVPEHFNYPWYLTLKNKEYTKENINLRWQDYHGGTGQMCKALRNGTVDIAIVLTEGIIKDIADGNPSKIVQTFVKTPLIWGIHVGEKSSFKKIEDLENATIAISRFGSGSHLMAIVNAYNQGWEIDKLKFKVVGNLQGGIDSLTNCEADYFMWEHFTTKPLVDDGTFRRIDDCPTPWPCFVIAVRNEVLENNFEEVQKVLDIINGETADFKDIDNIDKILAKRYQQKLEDIQKWLKITEWNDGKPITKNLITRIQNKMVSFNVIEEKKNSGEFIKNMYI from the coding sequence ATGACAGATTTAAAAATCGGTGGTGTACCAGAACACTTTAATTATCCTTGGTATCTCACATTAAAAAATAAAGAATACACCAAAGAAAACATCAATTTACGTTGGCAAGATTATCATGGTGGAACTGGGCAAATGTGCAAAGCATTAAGAAACGGAACTGTAGATATTGCCATTGTTTTAACGGAAGGAATAATCAAAGATATTGCAGATGGAAATCCGTCTAAAATTGTGCAAACGTTCGTTAAAACTCCTTTAATTTGGGGAATTCACGTAGGCGAAAAATCATCTTTCAAAAAAATTGAAGATTTAGAAAATGCTACGATTGCAATTAGTAGATTTGGTTCTGGTTCGCATTTAATGGCGATTGTAAATGCTTATAATCAAGGTTGGGAAATAGACAAATTAAAGTTTAAAGTCGTTGGAAATTTACAAGGAGGCATCGATTCTTTAACCAATTGCGAAGCCGATTATTTTATGTGGGAACATTTTACCACAAAACCTTTGGTCGATGATGGAACATTCAGAAGAATTGACGACTGCCCTACTCCTTGGCCATGTTTTGTAATTGCAGTTAGAAACGAAGTTTTAGAAAATAATTTCGAAGAAGTACAAAAAGTTTTAGACATTATTAATGGAGAAACAGCCGATTTTAAAGACATTGATAATATCGATAAAATCTTAGCAAAACGTTACCAACAGAAGCTAGAAGACATTCAGAAATGGCTAAAAATAACGGAATGGAATGATGGGAAACCTATCACTAAAAATTTAATTACGCGCATTCAAAATAAAATGGTTTCTTTTAACGTTATCGAAGAGAAGAAAAATTCAGGCGAGTTCATAAAAAATATGTACATTTAA
- a CDS encoding nucleoside phosphorylase gives MSIKKSELILNPDGSVYHLNLKPENIATDIIFVGDQDRVDKITKLFESVDFTTQKREFKTTTGIYKGKRISVISTGIGPDNIDIVLNELDALVNINLETRAPKTDLTSLNIIRIGTSGSLQKDIPVDSFLLSSHGLDLNGMLHSYQIDVISNSEIENAFVKHTNWSAKKSHPILVENSQELARKFTSENIYSGITATAGGFYGPQGRVLRLQLEDENLNNKIDSFQHKKHRITNLEMETSAIYGLSKLLGHKAVSLNAIIANRANGTFSENPKKVVEDLIKYTLKKLTI, from the coding sequence ATGAGTATAAAAAAATCTGAACTTATTCTAAATCCAGATGGCAGTGTTTATCACTTAAATTTAAAACCAGAAAATATTGCTACAGATATTATTTTTGTTGGAGACCAAGACAGAGTAGATAAAATCACCAAACTATTTGAATCTGTTGATTTTACAACTCAAAAAAGAGAATTTAAAACGACCACAGGTATTTATAAAGGGAAAAGAATTTCAGTAATTTCAACAGGAATTGGCCCAGATAATATAGATATTGTTTTAAATGAATTAGATGCTTTGGTAAACATCAATCTAGAAACAAGAGCGCCAAAAACCGATTTAACTTCTTTAAATATCATTCGAATTGGAACTTCAGGGTCTTTGCAAAAAGACATTCCTGTAGATTCATTTTTATTGAGTTCTCATGGTTTAGATTTAAATGGAATGCTTCACTCCTATCAAATTGATGTAATTTCAAATTCAGAAATTGAAAATGCTTTTGTAAAACACACCAATTGGAGTGCTAAAAAATCGCATCCTATTTTGGTTGAAAACAGCCAAGAACTTGCTCGAAAATTTACTTCAGAAAACATATATTCAGGAATAACAGCAACTGCTGGTGGTTTTTACGGACCACAAGGTCGTGTGTTAAGATTACAATTAGAAGACGAAAACTTAAATAATAAAATTGATAGTTTTCAACATAAAAAACATAGAATTACCAATTTAGAAATGGAAACTTCCGCAATTTATGGCTTATCTAAATTATTAGGGCATAAAGCAGTTTCACTAAATGCCATTATTGCAAACAGAGCAAATGGAACTTTTAGCGAAAACCCTAAAAAAGTGGTGGAAGATTTAATAAAATATACGCTTAAAAAGCTCACAATTTAA